Proteins from a single region of Paenibacillus sp. BIHB 4019:
- a CDS encoding sigma-70 family RNA polymerase sigma factor, with protein MYNSYELNESVRRALDLYSQSMIKIAFAYLKNIADAEEVTQEVFLTYLQKRPVFENNEHEKAWLIRTTINKSKNMLKTGWFKSRNPVPEDLSYLPPEENGVLQAVLALDKKYRIPIHLHYYEGYSIKEIADILQTKSATVGTWLARGRLILKEKIGGLEDEEICL; from the coding sequence GTGTACAATTCATATGAGCTCAATGAATCTGTACGGCGGGCCTTGGATCTATATTCACAAAGCATGATCAAAATTGCCTTTGCGTATTTGAAAAATATAGCTGATGCGGAAGAAGTGACCCAAGAGGTATTTCTCACCTATTTGCAAAAGCGCCCTGTATTTGAAAACAATGAACACGAAAAAGCCTGGTTGATTCGAACAACCATTAATAAAAGTAAAAATATGCTGAAAACAGGATGGTTCAAAAGCAGAAATCCTGTTCCCGAAGATCTTAGCTATCTCCCACCGGAAGAAAATGGAGTCTTGCAGGCTGTACTAGCCTTGGACAAGAAGTATCGGATTCCGATTCATCTGCACTATTATGAGGGATATTCCATTAAGGAAATTGCAGATATTTTGCAGACCAAGTCGGCAACGGTAGGAACATGGCTCGCAAGAGGACGCCTTATCTTAAAAGAGAAGATTGGAGGCCTTGAGGATGAAGAAATCTGTTTATAA
- a CDS encoding DUF2564 family protein: protein MAKHTDTSWKEDHPSTLLSNSVQKANHAVKQAMSHPEAQTVEQASDSISHAENALDNAEQHYGHMDTVQQNKEQLELLEHQLDEVQENMKDQ from the coding sequence TTGGCCAAGCACACAGACACAAGTTGGAAAGAGGATCATCCTAGCACTTTGCTCAGCAACTCTGTCCAAAAGGCAAATCATGCGGTTAAGCAAGCGATGTCTCATCCAGAAGCACAAACCGTTGAGCAAGCAAGCGATTCAATATCACATGCAGAAAATGCGCTAGATAATGCAGAGCAACATTACGGGCACATGGACACTGTCCAGCAAAATAAAGAGCAGTTAGAGCTTCTGGAGCACCAATTGGACGAAGTACAGGAAAATATGAAGGATCAGTAA
- a CDS encoding iron-siderophore ABC transporter substrate-binding protein — protein sequence MNTKRKFSLSTLIIFAVLAIALAGCGSQNSNSTASPSPAASESASTEAAQTEASASPAETVQYPIVIKHAFGETVIEKKPERVATVQWANHDVVLALGVVPVGFSAANFGVQDGSGLLPWTAKKLKELGVSDPNVYQDTDGLDFEAISDSNPDVILAAYSGITQEDYDLLSQIAPVVAYPTAPWVTSWREQVLLNATGMGMEAEGQQLIKDTEEMIKEKLSKYPQIEGKKVVWVNFSAKDLSQLHIYTPVDSRVSFLHELGMVYPESISKQITDPTSYSLTLSSENVEALNDADLLVGYGNDELYQTLKADTLLGKIPAIARGSVAFIDSDTPLVAAGTPNPLSIAYTIDEYLALIGGAIDKINE from the coding sequence ATGAACACAAAAAGAAAGTTCTCTTTATCCACGCTAATTATTTTTGCAGTGCTTGCAATCGCGCTTGCAGGTTGCGGCAGTCAAAATTCCAATTCGACGGCTTCACCATCTCCGGCTGCAAGTGAATCGGCAAGTACCGAAGCTGCTCAGACAGAAGCTTCCGCTTCCCCAGCCGAAACGGTCCAATATCCGATCGTGATCAAGCATGCTTTTGGCGAGACCGTTATTGAAAAAAAACCTGAACGCGTCGCTACGGTTCAATGGGCGAATCACGACGTCGTACTCGCTCTTGGCGTTGTTCCTGTAGGCTTCTCGGCGGCGAACTTCGGCGTCCAAGATGGCAGCGGACTTTTGCCTTGGACAGCAAAAAAGCTTAAGGAGCTTGGCGTAAGCGATCCTAATGTTTACCAAGATACGGACGGCCTAGATTTTGAAGCCATTTCGGATTCAAACCCGGATGTCATTCTTGCTGCTTACTCTGGTATTACTCAGGAAGACTACGATCTGCTTAGCCAAATCGCTCCTGTTGTCGCCTATCCGACAGCACCTTGGGTAACCTCATGGCGTGAGCAAGTTCTATTAAATGCAACTGGTATGGGCATGGAAGCTGAAGGACAGCAGCTCATCAAAGACACTGAGGAAATGATTAAAGAAAAACTAAGCAAATATCCGCAAATTGAAGGCAAGAAAGTCGTCTGGGTTAACTTCTCGGCTAAAGACCTGTCTCAATTGCATATTTATACGCCTGTAGACTCTCGTGTTTCTTTCTTGCATGAGCTAGGAATGGTTTACCCTGAAAGTATTTCAAAGCAAATTACTGACCCTACCAGCTACTCTTTAACTTTAAGCTCTGAGAATGTCGAGGCTCTGAACGATGCGGATCTCCTCGTTGGATATGGCAATGACGAATTGTATCAAACGCTTAAAGCCGATACGCTGCTTGGCAAAATTCCTGCGATCGCGAGAGGCTCCGTGGCCTTTATTGATAGCGATACGCCTTTAGTAGCTGCTGGAACTCCAAACCCGCTTTCCATTGCTTATACCATTGATGAATACCTTGCTTTAATTGGAGGAGCCATTGACAAAATAAATGAATAG
- a CDS encoding iron chelate uptake ABC transporter family permease subunit — MNSSSVSKNKQLTSPIPGNFKMVLIICIVLLGVCVVASLVLGARIVKLNELIDGLFHQDIDSFGANVVRKRISRTVFCLLCGVALGVSGAIMQSVTRNPLADPSILGVNTGASLFVVCGIAFLNISSANQYIWLALAGAGITAVFVFGIGSMGRGGATPIKLVLAGAATSAALASLVTAIMIPRSYVMDQFRFWQVGSVGSATWSAITTFIPFLIVGLLIAFMAAPALNALALGDDVATGLGVRTGLLRFIAAFAGVILCGAATALAGPIGFIGLLATHVIRLILGPDLRLVIPMSAIAGAIILMVSDVFGRLIGNPGELEVGVVTAFIGAPILIILAMRSKVRSL, encoded by the coding sequence ATGAATAGTTCTTCCGTTTCAAAAAACAAACAGCTCACCTCGCCTATTCCGGGGAACTTTAAGATGGTCCTGATTATTTGCATTGTCCTGCTCGGCGTATGCGTGGTCGCATCTCTAGTTTTAGGCGCTCGAATTGTAAAGCTTAACGAACTGATAGACGGTTTATTTCACCAGGACATTGATTCCTTTGGGGCTAACGTCGTTCGCAAGCGAATTTCTCGAACCGTATTTTGTTTATTGTGCGGTGTCGCTCTAGGCGTCTCCGGGGCGATTATGCAATCGGTCACTCGCAACCCGCTTGCAGATCCAAGCATACTGGGAGTCAACACAGGCGCCTCTTTGTTTGTCGTCTGTGGAATTGCGTTCTTAAATATTAGCAGCGCTAATCAATATATATGGCTTGCTTTAGCCGGGGCTGGGATTACGGCAGTATTCGTATTTGGAATCGGCTCTATGGGACGTGGCGGAGCCACGCCCATTAAGCTTGTTTTGGCGGGGGCGGCCACCAGCGCCGCCCTTGCTTCTCTGGTTACCGCCATCATGATTCCGCGCTCCTATGTGATGGATCAGTTCAGATTTTGGCAAGTAGGAAGCGTAGGCTCGGCAACCTGGAGCGCTATTACTACCTTCATCCCGTTTCTAATCGTTGGCTTACTGATCGCTTTTATGGCCGCCCCGGCACTAAATGCGCTGGCACTGGGAGACGATGTTGCGACTGGGCTAGGTGTTCGGACAGGGCTGCTAAGGTTTATTGCGGCTTTTGCAGGTGTTATTTTGTGTGGAGCTGCTACTGCGCTCGCGGGCCCTATTGGGTTTATCGGGCTTTTAGCCACTCATGTCATACGCCTCATTCTTGGACCCGACCTGCGTTTGGTTATTCCCATGTCAGCTATTGCCGGAGCCATTATTTTGATGGTTTCAGATGTATTCGGCAGACTCATCGGCAACCCAGGCGAGCTTGAGGTCGGTGTAGTTACAGCATTTATAGGAGCTCCAATACTAATCATATTAGCTATGAGATCGAAAGTGCGTTCATTATGA